The Pseudalkalibacillus hwajinpoensis nucleotide sequence GATTATCCAGGAATTTCAGTTTGGGATGAACTGGTCTGAGTATTCTCGATTTGTTGGAGATGTGTTTGGAGCTCCGCTTGCGATTGAAGCGTTGCTGGCCTTCTTTATGGAATCAACGTTTATTGGTTTATGGATTTTTGGATGGGAGCGGTTATCGAAGAAACTTCATTTAATGTGTATTTGGCTCGTCTCACTCGGAACGTTGATGTCAGCGTTGTGGATTTTAGCAGCGAATTCATTTATGCAGGAACCAGTAGGTTTTGTGATTCGAAACGGAAGAGCAGAGATGAATGATTTCTTCGCGCTCCTTACAAACCCGCAGCTATTCGTCGAATTTCCACACGTGATCTTTGGTGCACTTGCAACCGGTGCTTTCTTTATTGGAGGCGTGAGTGCGTATAAAATTCTCCGTAAACAGGAAGTCGAATTTTTTAAAAAGTCATTTAACATTGCTATGATTGTCGCATTTGTTTCAGGTATGGGTGTTGCGTTTAGTGGCCATGCACAGGCGAAGCATTTGATGGAATCACAGCCAATGAAGATGGCGGCTAGTGAAGCGCTATGGGAAGACAGTGGAGATCCAGCAGCCTGGACGGCTTTCGCGTTGGTTGACTCCAAAAATCAAGAAAACTCATTTGAAATCAACATCCCTTATGCACTTAGTTACCTTGCTTACGAAGAATTTAGTGGTGAAGTACCGGGTATGAAGACCTTGCAAAAAGAGTATGAAGAAAAATACGGAGTGGGGAATTATATTCCTCCAGTTAAAACGACTTTCTGGAGCTTTCGCATTATGGTGGGTGCTGGAATGCTAATGATTTTCACTTCATTCCTCGGGTTGTTACTAAATTTCTATAAAAAGCTTGAGGGTAGCCAATGTTACTTAAAAGGAATGGTGTGGCTCATCTCGTTTCCATTTATTGCGAATTCAGCTGGATGGATTATGACGGAAATCGGACGTCAGCCGTGGACGGTATTTGGATTGATGACAACTTCTGCGTCTGTCTCACCAAACGTATCAAAGGCGTCATTACTTTTCTCATTCCTATCGTTTACAGCGATTTATACGATTCTCGCTATCTTACTCGTTTATTTATTCGTTCGTGAAATTAAAAAGGGATCAGAACATACTGCTCATGAGGACAAAGAAGTGGCAGTTGATCCGTTTGATCAGGGGGCCTATTTATGATCGCACTTAATGAACTGTGGTTTATACTCGTTGCTGTTTTGTTTGTTGGGTTTTTCTTTCTCGAAGGGTTTGATTTCGGTGTGGGTATGGCCAGTCGTTTCCTCGGAAGAAATGAGCTAGAGCGGCGAATAATGGTTAACACGATTGGACCATTCTGGGATGCGAATGAAGTGTGGTTATTAACAGGAGGAGGCGCCATCTTTGCGGCGTTTCCACACTGGTATGCAACGATGTTCAGCGGTTATTATATACCGTTTGTGTTTGTCCTTCTTGCGCTTATCGGTCGTGGAGTTGCCTTTGAATTTCGTGGGAAGGTGGATACCCCTAAGTGGATCAAGTCGTGGGACTGGGTTGTTTTCGTTGGAAGTATCATGCCGCCATTTCTGTTTGGGGTTCTTTTTACAAGTATTTTAAGAGGAATGCCAATTGATGAACAAATGAATATCCATGCGGGTTTTAGTGATTATGTCAATGTATACACGGTGTTAGGTGGGGTAACGGTGGCCATGCTTTGTTTCTTACATGGACTTGTATTTCTCACTCTGAAAACTGTTGGAGATCTTCAGAAGCGTGCGAGAGAATTAGCGAGCAAAGTGATTTATGGTGTTCTGGCTTCATTAGTCGCTTTTGTTGGACTTTCATATTTTGAAACGGATTTATTCAGCAACCGCGGGGTTATAAGTGTAACGCTTATTGCTCTGATTGTACTCAGTTATTCTTTGGCGATCGTATTTTTGAAAAAGCATCGTGATGGGTGGGCATTTGGAATGACTGGCGCAGGGATCGCATTAACGGTTTCAACCATATTTGTAGCATTATTCCCACGCGTAATGATTAGCTCAATCGATGCCGCTTATAATTTAACCGTTTATAATTCTTCTTCTGGAAACTATTCATTAAAGGTGATGACCATCGTGGCGCTCACGCTTCTTCCTTTTGTCCTTGGTTATCAAATCTGGAGCTATTATGTTTTCAGAAAGCGTGTAGATGGTAAGGATATGGTTTACTAATGGGTAAAATTCTATTTCAATTAAAAGACGTCAAAAAGGTGCTGTTTATCCTAACGGTGTTAACCGTTATTCAAGGGACCGTGATTATCCTGCAGGCGAAATGGCTTGCAGAAGCAGTAACAAGACTCTTTGATGGAGAAGCACTGCAACGGATTTTATTCGTTGTGTCGCTTTTCCTCGCTGCTTTTATCATCAGGCATCTTGTTAAACTGATTATGACCAAAGTGATCGATCGTTATGCTGCTCAAACGGCTGCTTCTTTAAAGAAAGATGCCATTGCAAAATTGTTTGCGTTAGGTCCAATCTATTCAGCGAAGTGGGGTACTGGCAATCTTGTTACGTTACTAATTGACGGGGCAAAACAATTCCGTCTTTATTTAGAGTTATTTATTCCTAAATTAACGGCCATGCTTATTGTTGCTCCGCTTGTCCTTATCTATGTTTGGACTCTTGATGTTACGTCAGCCATTATTTTAAGTCTAACTCTGCCAATATTGATTGGCTTTCTGATCTTACTTGGATTAGCTGCAAAGAAGAAGGCGGATAAGCAGTGGACCACACATCGCATTTTATCCAATCATTTTGTTGATTCCCTTCGTGGACTTGAAACGCTGAAGTATCTTGGATTAAGTGGAAAACACGCCAGAAGTATTAAAGAAGTGAGTGAGAAGTATCGGAAATCGACGATGAGTACGCTTCGAGTAGCTTTTCTCTCTTCGTTTGCTCTCGACTTTTTTACAATGTTAGGAATCGCTACAGTAGCTGTATTTCTTGGATTGCGCCTTGTAGAAGGAGAGATATCTTTAATGCCAGCTCTTACGATTTTAATTCTTTCTCCTGAATTTTTTCTTCCAGTTCGTGAACTAGGAAATGATTATCATGCAACGTTGGATGGACAAGAAGCAGGAAGAAGGTTATTGGATATGATTCAAACACCAGGTTTTAAAGAAGAAAATGGAGCGATTCCTCATTGGTCCGATAAAGATCTTTTAATGATTCAAGATCTTTCCGTAGATTATGGAAATGAAAGAAATGCTCTTCAAAACATCTCTTTTTCAGTAAAAGGAAAGCAGAAAATAGGGATTATTGGAGAAAGTGGTTCTGGTAAATCGACTTTAATTGACATTTTAGGAGGGTTTCTTGAAGGAAGTGAGGGGACTATTGAAATAAATGGGCAGGAATTGACCCATCTAAAGCATGATGAATGGCAGAAGCAGTTATTCTATATCCCGCAGCACCCTCATCTATTTCATGATACTTTAGCAAATAATATCCGTTTCTATAATCAAGATGCTTCATTAGAAGCGGTCGAACGCGCAGCAGATGCAGCTGGTTTGAGGAAAGTCCTTGATCATCTTCCTAATGGTTTAAATGAAAAGATCGGGGAAGGCGGAAGAGAATTAAGTGGTGGTCAGGCACAGAGAATCGCGTTAGCTCGCGCATTTCTTGAAGATCGCTCCATTCTACTTCTAGATGAGCCAACAGCCCAGCTTGATGTTGAAACAGAATACGAGATAAAGAAAAAGATCCTTCCCTTATTAGAAGATAAACTTGTTTTTATGGCCACGCACCGTCTGCATTGGATGATAGAGATGGATCTGATTCTTATGCTTGAAAAGGGTAAAGTGGTTGAGTTTGGTACTCATGAAGAGCTCATGTCTAGAAGAGGTAGCTACTATCAAATGGTGTATTTGCAAATGGAGGGGGTCTCATAATGGAGAAGAAAGGATGGATCCTTCCCTATTTAAAAGAGAATGCAAAGCTCTTCTCGCTTGTCATTCTGCTTGGTTTAGTGACAGCTTTCTCAGCAGCCTTTCTTATGTTTACATCCGGATTTCTCATTTCTAAAGCTGCCACTAGACCGGAGAACCTTCTATTAATCTATGTGCCAATTGTTGCGGTAAGGACATTTGGCATCTTACGTGCTGTTTCAAGATATAGTGAGAAGTTGCTAGGTCACCATATTATTTTAAAGGTTCTTTCACATATGCGCTCTCGATTATATGAAACCATTGAACCGAGAGTTTTAAAAGAAGGAGCCAGTATAAAAACAGGAGATCTCCTTGGTGTGATGGCCGAGGACATTGAATATTTACAAGATGTTTACGTAAAGACGATCTTCCCTTCTGTGATCGGTTTCTTTTTATATGCAGTCGCGATAGGAATGCTTGGGACTTTCTCCTGGGTATTTGCGGGATTAATGGCCACCTATGGCTTTATTCTCGTCTTTCTCTTTCCTTTAGTGTCCTTATTAGTTACCCGTAAAAATGTAGCAAGGCTAAAAAGTCGTCGTAGCTCTCAATACAGCACGCTAACAGATGGTGTGGTTGGAATTGGAGACTGGGTCTTTAGCGGTCACCAGAAAACGTTTATTGAAAATGTGGAAAAGAATGATGCGGAGATTTATAGGGAAGAGAGACGTCGGTCTGCTTTTGTTTCTTATCGAAATTTTGCTGCTCAGTGTGTTGTTGCAATCATTGTTTTATCTATGCTTGTTTGGACAGGAAATCAGAGTATGGATGGACAGATTTCCCATACGCTAATTGCCGCAT carries:
- a CDS encoding cytochrome ubiquinol oxidase subunit I, with the translated sequence MSELFLARLQFGSTTIFHFLFVPLSIGLVFLVAVMETLYVVKGEEVYKRMAKFWGHLFLINFAVGVVTGIIQEFQFGMNWSEYSRFVGDVFGAPLAIEALLAFFMESTFIGLWIFGWERLSKKLHLMCIWLVSLGTLMSALWILAANSFMQEPVGFVIRNGRAEMNDFFALLTNPQLFVEFPHVIFGALATGAFFIGGVSAYKILRKQEVEFFKKSFNIAMIVAFVSGMGVAFSGHAQAKHLMESQPMKMAASEALWEDSGDPAAWTAFALVDSKNQENSFEINIPYALSYLAYEEFSGEVPGMKTLQKEYEEKYGVGNYIPPVKTTFWSFRIMVGAGMLMIFTSFLGLLLNFYKKLEGSQCYLKGMVWLISFPFIANSAGWIMTEIGRQPWTVFGLMTTSASVSPNVSKASLLFSFLSFTAIYTILAILLVYLFVREIKKGSEHTAHEDKEVAVDPFDQGAYL
- the cydB gene encoding cytochrome d ubiquinol oxidase subunit II; translation: MIALNELWFILVAVLFVGFFFLEGFDFGVGMASRFLGRNELERRIMVNTIGPFWDANEVWLLTGGGAIFAAFPHWYATMFSGYYIPFVFVLLALIGRGVAFEFRGKVDTPKWIKSWDWVVFVGSIMPPFLFGVLFTSILRGMPIDEQMNIHAGFSDYVNVYTVLGGVTVAMLCFLHGLVFLTLKTVGDLQKRARELASKVIYGVLASLVAFVGLSYFETDLFSNRGVISVTLIALIVLSYSLAIVFLKKHRDGWAFGMTGAGIALTVSTIFVALFPRVMISSIDAAYNLTVYNSSSGNYSLKVMTIVALTLLPFVLGYQIWSYYVFRKRVDGKDMVY
- the cydD gene encoding thiol reductant ABC exporter subunit CydD, giving the protein MGKILFQLKDVKKVLFILTVLTVIQGTVIILQAKWLAEAVTRLFDGEALQRILFVVSLFLAAFIIRHLVKLIMTKVIDRYAAQTAASLKKDAIAKLFALGPIYSAKWGTGNLVTLLIDGAKQFRLYLELFIPKLTAMLIVAPLVLIYVWTLDVTSAIILSLTLPILIGFLILLGLAAKKKADKQWTTHRILSNHFVDSLRGLETLKYLGLSGKHARSIKEVSEKYRKSTMSTLRVAFLSSFALDFFTMLGIATVAVFLGLRLVEGEISLMPALTILILSPEFFLPVRELGNDYHATLDGQEAGRRLLDMIQTPGFKEENGAIPHWSDKDLLMIQDLSVDYGNERNALQNISFSVKGKQKIGIIGESGSGKSTLIDILGGFLEGSEGTIEINGQELTHLKHDEWQKQLFYIPQHPHLFHDTLANNIRFYNQDASLEAVERAADAAGLRKVLDHLPNGLNEKIGEGGRELSGGQAQRIALARAFLEDRSILLLDEPTAQLDVETEYEIKKKILPLLEDKLVFMATHRLHWMIEMDLILMLEKGKVVEFGTHEELMSRRGSYYQMVYLQMEGVS